One genomic window of Methyloceanibacter sp. wino2 includes the following:
- a CDS encoding quinoprotein dehydrogenase-associated putative ABC transporter substrate-binding protein — MSAHADDKQPVRRDLNKTYEELTPAEHIAIRAAAKAAYKSKKLKTLNVCADPGNMPLSSIQREGFQNKMAEILADATGATIKYHWQPFIERGLTRSTFDERLCDVMFDIPTGYERLLTTEPVYKTPYVLVYRNDKGLKLSGLDDPKLKDLTIGVFQTSGVRQAMAKRGIIDNVKLQLQTHDGDLVPENQPWYVIQRMLDGEFDVAAVFGPFAGWVKTMKNEPVDIVPINLDDDTVPMEFEMSIGVRPTDVFLKYLLEWAMDDKAEELTALMKEYGVPLVQCSKCYVPGDLPAHGSYIKLADQKFEARPDLASPDQIVTQEKLEGWLEDGADPNQELSNALLSGDKDRIKFLVSKGADVNKPDLQGWTPLTAAARQRRDETIDLLVELGADPNKADGNGMTPLAAALMRDHVPSIKTLIEHGADVEVPGQEDFRPLALALAEKKYEAAKALMNGGADVSVASGKQGLTPLMVVAAQTGPAEGSIFLPGSVRPTDIAKALVDEGANIDAQAANGMTALMIAAANNSAPMIGLLMAAGADPDVKNTEGQTAVDVANLNDNKEASQAIRVLSLSRPSASTKADSDDSSTVKQ, encoded by the coding sequence GTGTCGGCCCACGCCGACGACAAGCAGCCTGTCCGGCGCGATCTCAATAAGACCTATGAAGAACTGACCCCCGCCGAGCACATCGCGATCCGTGCCGCCGCGAAGGCCGCCTATAAGAGCAAGAAGCTCAAGACCCTGAATGTCTGTGCCGACCCCGGGAACATGCCGCTCTCCAGCATTCAGCGAGAGGGCTTTCAGAACAAGATGGCCGAAATCCTCGCCGACGCGACTGGCGCCACGATCAAGTATCACTGGCAGCCCTTTATCGAGCGCGGCCTGACCCGGTCGACCTTCGACGAACGCCTCTGCGACGTCATGTTCGACATTCCCACGGGCTATGAGCGTCTGCTTACGACCGAGCCGGTCTACAAGACGCCGTATGTCTTGGTTTACCGCAACGACAAGGGCTTGAAGCTGTCGGGCCTGGACGATCCCAAGTTGAAGGATCTGACCATCGGCGTCTTCCAGACCTCCGGTGTGCGCCAGGCGATGGCGAAGCGCGGCATCATCGACAACGTGAAGCTGCAGCTCCAAACCCACGACGGCGACCTCGTGCCCGAGAATCAGCCCTGGTACGTGATCCAGAGAATGCTGGATGGAGAATTCGACGTTGCAGCCGTATTCGGGCCGTTCGCCGGTTGGGTGAAGACCATGAAGAACGAGCCCGTCGACATCGTTCCCATCAACCTCGACGACGACACGGTGCCGATGGAATTCGAGATGTCGATCGGCGTGCGTCCGACGGACGTCTTCCTCAAATACCTCCTCGAATGGGCCATGGACGACAAGGCTGAGGAACTCACCGCGCTGATGAAGGAATACGGCGTGCCGCTGGTCCAGTGCAGCAAGTGCTACGTTCCCGGTGATCTGCCGGCCCACGGCAGCTACATCAAGCTTGCCGATCAGAAGTTCGAGGCGCGTCCCGATCTCGCTTCGCCCGATCAGATCGTGACCCAGGAGAAGCTGGAAGGCTGGCTGGAAGACGGGGCGGATCCCAATCAGGAACTGAGCAACGCGCTCCTGTCCGGCGACAAGGACCGCATCAAATTCCTCGTGTCCAAGGGCGCCGACGTGAACAAGCCGGACTTGCAGGGCTGGACCCCGTTGACGGCCGCAGCCCGCCAACGGCGGGACGAGACGATCGACCTTCTGGTCGAGTTGGGCGCCGATCCCAACAAGGCTGACGGCAATGGCATGACGCCCTTGGCGGCGGCGCTGATGCGGGACCACGTTCCCTCGATCAAGACTCTGATCGAGCACGGCGCCGATGTTGAGGTGCCGGGTCAGGAAGACTTCCGGCCGCTCGCCCTGGCGCTGGCGGAGAAGAAGTACGAGGCCGCGAAGGCGCTGATGAACGGCGGTGCCGATGTCAGTGTCGCCTCGGGCAAGCAGGGCTTGACCCCGCTGATGGTTGTCGCGGCGCAGACAGGCCCTGCGGAAGGGTCGATCTTCTTGCCGGGAAGTGTTCGCCCCACCGACATTGCCAAGGCGCTGGTCGATGAGGGTGCCAATATCGACGCACAGGCGGCGAATGGCATGACGGCGCTGATGATCGCGGCTGCAAACAACAGTGCCCCGATGATCGGCCTGCTGATGGCGGCCGGCGCCGACCCGGACGTCAAGAATACGGAAGGCCAGACAGCCGTCGATGTCGCCAATCTCAACGACAACAAGGAAGCCTCGCAGGCGATCCGGGTTCTGTCGTTGTCGCGGCCCAGTGCTTCGACGAAAGCAGACAGCGACGACAGCAGCACCGTGAAGCAGTGA